The Arachis hypogaea cultivar Tifrunner chromosome 14, arahy.Tifrunner.gnm2.J5K5, whole genome shotgun sequence genome has a segment encoding these proteins:
- the LOC140178752 gene encoding vacuolar protein sorting-associated protein 2 homolog 3-like produces the protein MATLVAQIPAVTSTILAEPLASPPPRLLLVTSVVLVNLVTSVVLLADLLCIVTSVVFSALLPCGIERKIGALQLEERKLLAEIKITAKTGNEAATKVLARQLARLRQQIANLQGSRAQMRGIATHTQAMHAHSSVAASMQGASKAMTAMNKVAPSILYI, from the exons ATGGCAACCCTGGTCGCTCAGATCCCCGCCGTCACCAGCACCATCCTTGCTGAGCCATTAGCCTCTCCTCCGCCTCGTCTCCTCCTCGTCACTAGCGTCGTCCTCGTTAACCTCGTCACTAGCGTCGTCCTCCTCGCCGATCTCCTCTGCATCGTCACCAGTGTCGTCTTCTCTGCTCTCCTTCCTTGTG GTATAGAGAGGAAAATTGGAGCATTACAATTGGAA GAAAGGAAGCTTCTTGCTGAGATAAAGATAACTGCTAAGACGGGAAATGAG GCTGCAACTAAAGTTCTTGCTCGACAGTTAGCAAGGCTTAGGCAGCAGATTGCTAACCTTCAAGGTAGTCGAGCTCAGATGAGAGGCATAGCAACTCACACACAG GCTATGCATGCCCATTCTTCTGTTGCTGCTAGTATGCAAGGAGCTAGTAAGGCAATGACAGCTATGAATAAGGTAGCACcttcaattttatatatttaa